DNA from Pseudophryne corroboree isolate aPseCor3 chromosome 7, aPseCor3.hap2, whole genome shotgun sequence:
TGGAGCTGAGTAATACGCTTCTTTCAGATAGTTGTGGTTCAGTAGAGGGTACCAGGTGGTGAGTGTGGGTGCTGAGGCACATTCTATATTTTGCACTGATTTCTAAAGCAAACTATAGAGGGAGAGCTATATTCAGCCTTTTAAATAGGTAAGTGGAGAAGCtgttcatagcaaccaattagattctagttaTTATGTAtggcagctagaatctgattggttgtaagGGCAAGTtcttcactaataccccttttccactagctcaaaaaacacgggtaaatgcacaggggcgcgcatttacccgtgttttttgcaagtggaaaagggtaaacccggatcaagtgacccgtgaatcctacccggctatttacctgggtaggacacgggactgatccgggtagggttgtagtgtaaacgggagcagtgtcgatgcgacacggctcccatttacactgtatggaagggcggcgctgggagatcatgtgatctccctgcgccgcccctaccgcgtcactagaagcgtcaccaacccggcatatgccgggttgtgactgctgatgggaaaagggccgagcacgggtcgcagcagggggcagctcccgtgtcaggctcccggctgcgacccgtgctcgtaagtggaaaaggggtatgtatCCAGGATAAAGCAGCAACCACTATTTCCTGCATTTTTAGAATATGTTTGGATTTATGCCTACTTATTCATCTGGTGCTTTAATTGCTGCATTTTGCCCAATCAGACTTTCTGCATGTGACACTTGGACACTTTTAGCAATTAAAGGAAATGCTGACCCTACCTTTCTTTAGTTTTCCACACCAGGTTATTGGGCAGTTACACAGTTGAATGCGTGCCCATTTGCAGATCCAGAACGTTGCTAACAGAAGACAAAAGAAAGGAAATTAATTTGACAGTGCGATGATTGCCATTCTCACAGAGAAGTGCGTTCACCTTGCAgtaactgtgaggagagctgctaaacACGATAAAGAGGTGTGGGCTATTAGGAAAGTATAGGGAAAACATGGGTCAATTTTAAGTATTGTTTGATTTATTTTATAGACAATGGAAGGAGATCCTGTACCAAtaataatgtaaataaatatttaagggaCCTTACAGATATGTATAACAAACAGAGTGTATTGtattgggatctggtcaggatcccggcaatcaAAATGCAGACACCGGAATCTCGACACTGCTCAGAATGTAGGCCCCCattagggaggttaggtttaggctatcggAAGGGGATGGTAGGTGTAAgtgcccccggggagggttagggttacgctgcaggggagggagggtcagATTTAGgctctgggaagggggggggggttaggtttaggtgtcactgggtagggttaaggttaggctgcatgggggtaGGGctagtttaggctgcgggtaggaaaAGTTAGCGTTAGAGAGGCATTGGGGAAAGATAACTACACTTACCTTTCTCCTGTCAGGATTCCCATCCTCGCGATGCCGTGGTTGGTCTTTTGACCGCTGGCATTTCATATTGCATTTACACCTGAACATATTGTGTTGGTGCTCCCCACTGATTCACAGGGAtcaactggcccacagggatacatgggaaacccccggtgggccccacccaCAGGGCCCCCCTACTCtatggatcaggtttcagactgtgcacttgaattatacgttatacatatgttactCTATACTGCACAGGATTGTGGTATATTCTATAAAgcacattactgttattaatctggtacattatcatgatgcactagcagtatttactatgtaaATTAATCAAGTGGTTCAGACAatgcactctataatggttagccaagcctctgtggcagctggtcaCATACCCTCTGGAAACTAGCTACACCCCTAAACAtgacccctactactgcattctcccggtgggcccatcatgccccagtccaacactgctgatTCATGCATTTATACCAATGGAAGCAAAAGGGAATCCGTTACAAAGAAGGTGCACTCAATTCCTTCATAATAAAATTTATAAGCAACTTTTATTAGATATACTTTAAAAAGGTAACAATACACTAATTTCACAAAGTAAATACTATTTATATATTGATTATATATCGTTTTAATATCTGATGTATCAAGTATGTCCTATAAAAGGGTTCTTGCACGCGAAATATAAAGAATATAAACAATAAGAATAACATGATAgatagaaaaagaaagagaaaattgCAGGAAATAAAGCTGCCTCTGAAGAAACAACCAGTCCTTTTAGGTTGAGAAACGCATCAGGATGCTTAAGAGAAATTTACCCACTGCTGGCTGTAACAAGTATCatacctgaccagctccgctgtaaGTCTAAACATTTATTTTCCAACAAAGCACAAGTTCGGATCAATTGTTCAGCCACCAAATCCCCAACATATGGCAGTCAGGCTGGAGCCAGCACACTGCTGAATATCACGACCGGCTCCGATGATTACGGACAAACACTGtttgcagccagagccggccttaggtataggcaaactaaacaattgcctagggcatctggtatgcctaggggcacaatcatataattttaatcagcagaagctgcttgtgtatcctagccacatagcaatgcaaataataaatataggcacccgacattagcaaagcagccagttgactcacgccaggatctatatgtgccattatgtgtataaggacattaataatgtgtaacatatgtgtaaagggcactatgtgtgtcattatgtgtagaagggcactaataatgtgcggcatatgtgtaagggacattctgtttgtcattatgtgtataagggcattaacaatgtgcagcatatgtgtagggtaaattatgtgtataagggcattaataaaggttggaataatatgtaaggcgcattatgtttataaggacattaataatgggtgtcatatgtgtaaggggcattactgtgtggtattgtgtataaatgcattaccaatgtgtagcattatgtgtataaggtgctctactgtgtggcgtaacatatagaaaggttactactgtgtggtctaatttgaataaagagcaatatcgtGTGGTGTGCCAGTTTACATCCTAATGAATCAACTATTACATTAATCCACCATACAGACAGACAATACCCTATTATTCAATCCAGGATCTGCCTTTTATACATCAAATTTTAAACCACCTTTTTAAGCAGTATATACTGGATCAGCTTGGATTCTATTGGGGAATCATCACCTTGTGATACTACTAGTTTATTTTTATGAATTTCTCTGTGTGGCCACACTAAAGGGACTGTATTGATACAATTGTTACTAAATTGAAGTTAGATACTAATGTATCATAAACCACTGAAGCGCGCTATATTATCTAGAATATGTTGACAGACAAGTAAGAGAATTATATAATTTATATTTCATATCAATAATTTTTTAAAGAAATTAAAAATATTTGTTAATCTTCATCCACTTTGCGCTTGAAGTTCTTTTGTACTATAGCTAGGGAAAGGACAGCACTGAAAGACAAGAGCATAAGTTTGAATCTGCGAGGGTGAATGGTGATCGGTGGAGCtttagagtcaagagcagaagtgatggatgcattgtatagggaagtggcttgttcagggcatgagagagagagagagaatagtatTGAGAAGggagtcgaacagggaggatagggatcagaggcgtatctagggtagggcgagtggggcacgtgccctgggcgccttggcaggcccaggagaggagagggggcgccgccggcggccagggcatcatgccccactcgcccccgtcaacccgaaatgtgaggggaggagagcgcacggtCTCTCCCTccccgccgctgaaagccctagcagcgttgccagcagcgctgctgtgtccggtctccggcgttagccaatcagagcttgtggaccggctcctgattggctcccggtccgcgagctctgattggctagcgaaccggcgccagacagccgccggagacctggagcggtgaggggaaggagaggtgctgcgctgcgctctcctcccctcacatatcatcaacaagtggtgagtgaccgggggggggggggggcggtggcacagtggggcatgtatctggcactaaatggggcatgtaactggcactgagtggggcatgtaactggcgctgagtggggcatgtatctggcactaaatggtgcatgtaactggcactgggtggggcatgtatctggcactgagtggggcatgtatctggcactgtggggcaatgtatctggcactgagtggggcatgtatctggcactgtggggcatgtatctggcactgtggggcaatgtaactggcactgtggacaatgtatctggcactgtggggcatgtaactggcactgtggggcatgtatctggcactgtggggcaatgtaactggcactgtggggcatgtatctggcactgtggggcaatgtaactggcactgtggggcaatgtaactggcactgtggggcatgtatccggcactgtggggcatgtatccggcactgtggggcattgtatctggcactgtggggcaatgtatctggcactgtggggaaatgtatctggcactgtgggacatgtatccggcactgtggggcaatgtaactggcactgtggggcaatgtaactggcactgtggggcatgtaactggcactgtggggcaatgtaactggcactgtggggcaatgtaactggcactgtggggcaatgtatctggcactgtggggcaatgtatctggcacattggggcatgtatccggcactgtggggcattgtatctggcactgtggggcaatgtatctggcactgtgggccattttcattggccacaccccttctggagtgtggccacgcccatttttccaacgcacgtgcctttggcgcgcgcacatgcttctttttgtgtgtatttttttttggggggggggggggggcgccattttccatcttgccctgggctccgaaaaccctagctacgcctctgatagGGTTAAGGTGTCAATAGCATCAATGTTACACTAAGTGATGGTAGCATTAGTAGGTAAAGATgggaaagcggagagagataagctaaaagagagcaggtgctggttagagaggggaaaaggggagttggagaaatcagaaatatcacaatggtgagggaaaaccagatccagtgagctcccattcacatgggagggtgaggaggtctactgggagagaccaagtgaagaggtgaggtttagGAGTTTAGAGGCAGCGGATTTTGTGGGATATCAATGGGGAAGTTGAAATCACCTAaggtaatggagggaatgtcagaagagagaaaGGGAGGAAGCCAGGGAGCAAagctgtcgaggaatttggaggaaatgccaggggacagtaaatgacagcaactcgaagattagtaggttggtagaggcgtatagcatggatctcaaatgtagagaatgtatggGATGATTCTGGAGGTATGTGAGgtaggggtttccaaatgttttctTTAGAGTGATTGTCGCCAGCCCATGGAGGATGCATAATTGTATGTAACAAGCTGTAGTCTGcctcaaacaaagtgcagtttacagtatgtaatacagtactacAGAGTATGACGGCCCAATAATCACGGTTAGCCTCttcccagattctctctctggtgcaaaGACTGAGCACTCAGagccacagacacacatactggttTTTAAGTGTGAAAATTGTCCAAGTACATAGCAGAATTGATCTTTTTCTGAGTGGCGATTCCAATTTTCATATTACGGTACATTCAAATATATTATATTCTTATTGTTTGGGCTTTTTATGTTAATAGTTATAAAGGAatgtttaacatagaaaataattACAGTAGAACAAAGCTCAGTAAACATATCATGTAGGGAATTCTAGTGCACTATGGTCACCTATACCATGTACTATAGTCACCTATACAGTAGTGCATATGATATGTTTGGTGGACAATGATTAACAGTTAACTGTCCATAGAAATTATTTTACAATGCTGGCAACTTTAGGAGCCATATGCTGCATGTTATATGCTGTTTCGGGCATATATTCTTTCTGGGAAATCACATTATATAATGTTTCTCATTAAACAGTAACGTTACATTTCTGGGCTTCCTGTTGCTGTTTCTTATTTTGCTCtagtgatatacagtatgaaaTAGACAATGATATTCACATCATTACAATGAAATAATTTTGGTTTTAAACAGTCATAGAACACTTAAGCATCCTGTGCCACTATGGCTACTGTGGAACCACAAGCCCCCTCAGCTGACAATTCATTATGGCATTTGTGGTTCTAGAGCAGCTTGAGAACCAGTTAACCTAGGCTTTACTTTTGGAAAAGCCATACAATCATTATTAGAGGCATCACTTTACTTTTTACCATTATATCATTTTACTGTAGCCtaagtctttaaaaaaaataagaatttacttaccgataattctatttctcggagtccgtagtggatgctggggttcctgaaaggaccatggggaatagcggctccgcaggagacagggcacaaaaagtaaagctttccgatcaggtggtgtgcactggctcctccccctatgaccctcctccaagcctcagttaggtactgtgcccggacgagcgtacacaataagggaggaattttgaatcccgggtaagactcataccagccacaccaatcacaccgtacaacttgtgatcaaacccagttaacagtatgataacagaggagcctctgaaagatggcttcctaaacaataacccgaattagttaacaataactatgtacaattattgcagataatccgcacttgggatgggcgcccagcatccactacggactccgagaaatagaattatcggtaagtaaattcttattttctctatcgtcctagtggatgctggggttcctgaaaggaccatggggattataccaaagctcccaaacgggcgggagagtgcggatgactctgtagcaccgaatgagagaactccaggtcctccttagccagagtatcaaatttgtaaaattttacaaacgtgttctcccctgaccacgtagctgctcggcaaagttgtaatgccgagacccctcgggcagccgcccaagatgagcccaccttccttgtggagtgggcctttacagatttaggctgtggcaggcctgccacagaatgtgcaagttggattgtgctacagatccaacgagcaatcgtctgcttagacgcaggagcacccatcttgttgggtgcatacaatataaacaacaagtcagattttctgactccagctgtccttgcaatatatatttttaatgctctgacaacgtccagtaacttggagtcctccaagtcacttgtagccgcaggcactacaataggctggttcagatgaaatgctgacaccaccttagggagaaaatgcggacgagtccgcagttctgccctgtccgaatggaaaatcagatatgggcttttgtaagataaagctgccagttctgacactctcctggccgaagccagggctagtaacatggtcactttccatgtgagatattttaaatccaccttttttagtggttcaaaccaatgagattttagaaattccaaaaccacattgagatcccacggtgccactggaggcaccacaggaggctgtatatgcagcactcccttaacaaaagtctggacttcaggaactgaagccaattctttttgaaagaaaatcgacagggccgaaatttgaaccttaatagatcccaatttgagacccatagacaatcctgattgcaggaaatgtaggaatcgacccagttgaaattcctccgtcggagcactccgatcctcgcaccacgcaacatatcttcgccaaatgcggtgatagtgttgcacggttacttccttccttgctttaatcaaagtaggaatgacttcttccggcatgcctttttcctttaagatccggcgttcaaccgccatgccgtcaaacgcagccgcggtaagtcttgaaacagacagggaccctgctgaagcaagtccctccttagaggtagaggccacggatcttccgtgatcatctcttgaagttccgggtaccaagtccttcttggccaatccggaaccactagtatcgttcttacgcctctttgccgtataattctcaatacttttggtatgagaggcagaggaggaaacacatacactgactggtacacccaaggcgttaccagcgcgtccacagctattgcctgcggatctcttgacctggcgcaatacctgtccagttttttgttgaggcgagacgccatcatgtccaccattggtctttcccaacgggttaccagcatgtggaagacttccggatgaagtccccactctcccgggtgaaggtcgtgtctgctgaggaagtctgcttcccagttgtccactcccgggatgaacactgctgacagtgctatcacatgattctctgcccagcgaagaatccttgcagcttctgccattgcactcctgcttcttgtgccgccctgtctgtttacatgggcgactgccgtgatgttgtccgactggatcaacaccggttttccttgaagcagaggttctgcctggcttagagcattgtagattgctcttagttccagaatgtttatgtgaagagacgtttccaggctcgtccacactccctggaagtttcttccttgtgtgactgctccccagcctctcaggctggcgtccgtggtcaccaggatccaatcctgtatgccgaatctgcggccctccaatagatgagcactctgcaaccaccacagaagaaatacccttgtccttggagacagggttatccgctggtgcatctgaagatgcgaccctgaccatttgtccaacagatccctctggaaaattcgtgcatggaatctgccgaatggaattgcttcgtaagaagccaccatttttcccaggactcttgtgcattgatgtacagacacctttcctggttttaggaggttcctgacaagctcggataactccttggctttttcctccgggagaaaaacctttttctgaaccgtgtccagaatcatccctaggaacagcagacgagttgtcggcattaactgggattttggaatattcagaatccagccgtgctgttttagcacttcttgagacagtgctaatcccctctctagctgttctctggaccttgcccttattaggagatcgtccaagtatgggataattaatacgccttttcttcgaagaagaatcatcatctcggccattacctttgtaaagacccgaggtgccgtggacaatccgaacggcagcgtctgaaactgatagtgacagttttgtacaacgaacctgaggtacccctggtgtgaggggtaaattggaacgtggaggtacgcatccttgatgtccaaggacaccataaagtccccttcttccaggttcgctatcactgctctgagtgactccattttgaacttgaacttctttatgtacaggttcaaggacttcagatttagaataggtcttaccgagccgtccggcttcggtaccacaaatagagtggaataatacccctttccctgttgtagaagaggtaccttgactatcacctgctgagagtacagcttgtgaatggcttccaaaaccgtctccctttctgagggggacgttggtaaagcagacttcaggaaacggcgaggcggatctgtctctagttccaacctgtacccctgagatattatctgcaggatccagggatctacctgcgagtgagcccactgcgcgctgaaattcttgagacgaccgcccaccgcccccgagtccgcttgagaagccccagcgtcatgctgaggcttttgtagaagcgggggagggcttctgttcctgggaaggagctgcctgttggtgtctcttcccccttcctctgcctcgtggcagatatgaatatccctttgctctcttgtttttaaaggaacgaaagggctgcggttgaaaagtcggtgtctttttctgttggggagtagcttgaggtaaaaaggtggatttcccggctgtagccatggccaccaaatctgatagaccgactccaaataactcctcccctttatacggcaaaacttccatatgccgttttgagtccgcatcgcctgaccactgtcgcgtccataaacttcttctggccgaaatggacatagcacttacccgtgatgccagtgtgcagatatccctctgtgcatcacgcatataaagaaatgcatcctttatttgctctaaagacagtaaaacattgtccctatccagggtatcaatattttcaatcagggactctgaccaagctactccagcactgcacatccaggctgtcgctatagctggtcgtagtataacacctgtatgtgtgtatatacttttttggatattttccatcctcctatctgctggatctttaagtgcggccgtctcaggagagggtaacgccacttgtttagataagcgtgtgagcgccttgtccaccctaggaggtgtttcccagcgcgccctaacctctgacgggaaagggtataaagctaataacttctttgaaattagcatctttttatcgggggcaacccacgcttcatcacatacatcatttagttcttctgattcaggaaaaactataggtagttttttcacaccccacataataccctgtttagtggtacctgtagtatcagctaaatgtaacgcctccttcattgccaaaatcatataacgtgtggccctactggaaaatacggttgattcgtcaccgtcgccactggaatcagtgcctgtgtctgggtctgtgtcgaccgactgaagcaaagggcgttttacagcccctgacggtgtttgaggcgcctggacaggcactaactgattgtccggccgtctcatgtcatcaaacgactgctttagcgtgttgacactatcccgtaattccataaataaaggcatccagtctggtgtcgaccccctaggaggtgacatccccatatttggcaattgctccgcctccacaccaatatcgtcctcatacatgtcgacacacacgtaccgacacacagcagacacacagggaatgctcttaacgaagacaggaccccactagccctttggggagacagagggagagtttgccagcacacaccaaaagcgctatatatgacagggatagccttataataagtgctccctgtatagctgcttttataatataatttttgccactattttgccccccctctcttgttttaccctgtttctgtagtgcagtgcaggggagagacctgggagccgtcctgaccagcggagctgtgtaaggaaaatggcgctgtgtgctgaggagataggccccgccccttttccggcgggctcgtctcccgctctttagtgtattctggcaggggttaaatatctccatatagcccccggaggctatatgtgaggtattttttagccaaataggttttcatttgcctcccagggcgctcccctcccagcgccctgcaccctcagtgactgccgtgtgaagtgtgctgagaggaaaatggcgcacagctgcagtgctgtgcactacctttagaagactgaggagtcttctgccgccgattctggacctcttcatgtttcagcatctgcaagggggccggcggcgaggctccggtgaccatccaggctgtacctgtgatcgtccctctggagctgatgtccagtagccaagaagccaatccatcctgcacgcaggtgagttcacttcttccctcgttgcagtgatcctgttgccagcaggactcactgtaaaataaaaaacctaagctaaactttctctaagcagctctttaggagagccacctagattgcacccttctcggccgggcacaaaaatctaactgaggcttggaggagggtcatagggggaggagccagtgcacaccacctgatcggaaagctttactttttgtgccctgtctcctgcggagccgctattccccatggtcctttcaggaaccccagcatccactaggacgatagagaaatgaaaaAAATTATTTGAAATTATTATCATTTAAAAAACAACCCTAAAGCTGCACAAAGAAACAAAGTAATTTATTGTAGAACACAATTCTTGTTATTGACATGAGTACCCTGCATGTAATGTGGTTTTAAAGTGCTTAAAATGCAGTTTGCATTTGCAGACCTATCAGATTTTAGTGGATAAGGGGATACGAATGACACAGCAACAGTGTAGCATGGGTGGACCTTGAGAAAGGCTCATATAAATAGGAAGGGGCCTGTCATGTACCCACTGCCCCCTTGTGTGTGCTACTGCTGTACTTACAACCTCTAATCAGAAAGCCAACATGGTCCAGTGGACAGCTGAGGAGAGAGCCGCCATCACTTCTGTATGGGCCAAAGtcaatattgaatgggaaggtctaGAGACTCTGAGCAGGTAATGTATAGCTTTACATTTATAAGACAGCACATTGTACAGAGCATGAAACACATCCATATGGTAAACCATGTATACTATATAGTGTAAGTAAAATACATCTTACAAGATAGATGGTTATCATACTATCACTTATTATCATTTTTTTTACGTATATATAGAGaatgcagatagatatatatatatatatataatagtaaattaaataacataatatatatatatatatatatatatatatacacacacagactccAAACAAAACATGATATTAATCTTTCTTCCCCAATCTTTATGTATACATCAGGCTGCTCTTTGTCTACCCTTGGACCCAGAGGTATTTCAGCAGCTTTGGAAACCTGTCCAATATTACAGCCATATCTGGGAACGTCAAGGTCCGTGAGCATGGCAAGAAGGTTCTCACAGCTATTGGCAATGCCATCAAACATCTGGATGATGTGAAACATCACCTGGGTGACCTCAGCAATACCCACGCCCAGGTGCTCAATGTGGATCCCGAGAACTTCAAGGTACAGTAATATATCTGCATGATAATAGACTGTTACTGTCATTCAGTTATCATTCATATTATTCTGAGTTTATGGTGAATTAGTTATATGTAGAGAGAAACAAGTCCTGATTCCAGTAGTAGTCTGACCATTACCTGCATTGCCCTGTAAAGAAGATAGCTATGGTTATGAAATGCTGTAGTGATATATTATGGTATAAACCACATTATTGCCTATATGCCATCTG
Protein-coding regions in this window:
- the LOC134943592 gene encoding hemoglobin subunit beta-2-like, producing the protein MVQWTAEERAAITSVWAKVNIEWEGLETLSRLLFVYPWTQRYFSSFGNLSNITAISGNVKVREHGKKVLTAIGNAIKHLDDVKHHLGDLSNTHAQVLNVDPENFKRLGEVLVIVLAAKLGPAYTPQVHAAWEKFIAVLVAALSHGYF